The following are from one region of the Marinomonas sp. CT5 genome:
- a CDS encoding TRAP transporter permease translates to MTASSSPTESEDINLEDFETKHRSGVWLNRLVFALSVFLAVAHIYINTIATLPELWVSAFHFAGFGILCALLIPANPKWRDSKIALLFDSAIVLALIGMVLYIVFFEDALYERGVTFNTADWIVSSITVLLSLELIRRTSGWFIPFLILIALTYVVLWGRWLGGMFAFPGLSVETLLYRSFFSTDGMFGSISRISWSFVFMFILFGAFLVKSGAGDFIINLSRSLASKMIGGPGFVAVLGSGLMGSVSGSSVANTVSTGVITIPLMRKAGFPARFAAGIEAAASTGGQLMPPVMGAGAFIMASYTQVSYVTIISVAAIPALLYFLSVGFFVRVEAKRSKVIATESDDAIKVSQVLKEGWHHIVPLGVLVTLLIQGFTPTYAAGISIIAVVVASFLSRTHRMGPAEILDAMAQGAKNMSTTAVLLVGIGLVVNVISTTGVGNTFSLLITNWAGGSLFFTIILVAIASLILGMGLPVTASYIVLGTLSAPALFNLIAENQLLSMMSSGTLPEAANAIFMLVDPAAIASLAQGMPMDQAQALLAQVPNDFKSMLMDQALGTQSVAMILVTAHMIIFWLSQDSNVTPPVCLTAFAAAAIAKTPPMRTGMTAWKLAKGLYIVPLLMAYTPLIGGDAETLLRLTIFAIFGMYALVAAMEGYLEDKLSIALRLATLIASVLMLWPNLELWLQCIGLVIFLTVFVIGNKSYKKQF, encoded by the coding sequence ATGACTGCTTCATCATCACCAACAGAATCAGAAGATATCAATCTTGAAGACTTTGAAACCAAGCACCGTTCTGGCGTTTGGTTAAACCGCTTGGTCTTTGCTCTTTCGGTTTTTTTAGCCGTTGCACATATATACATCAATACCATCGCAACGCTTCCAGAACTATGGGTTTCAGCATTTCATTTTGCAGGCTTTGGTATTTTGTGCGCCTTACTCATTCCAGCTAACCCAAAATGGCGAGACAGCAAAATTGCTCTGCTTTTTGATAGCGCTATTGTACTCGCCCTAATCGGTATGGTGTTGTATATCGTTTTTTTTGAAGATGCACTTTATGAAAGAGGGGTAACATTCAATACAGCAGACTGGATCGTATCTAGCATTACCGTTTTATTATCCCTTGAACTCATTAGACGAACCAGTGGTTGGTTTATCCCCTTCTTAATCCTCATAGCATTAACTTATGTTGTGCTTTGGGGGCGTTGGTTAGGAGGTATGTTTGCTTTCCCAGGATTAAGCGTTGAAACCCTACTGTATCGTAGCTTCTTTAGTACCGATGGAATGTTCGGTTCTATTTCTCGCATTTCATGGAGCTTTGTCTTCATGTTTATTTTGTTCGGCGCCTTTTTAGTGAAGTCTGGCGCAGGTGATTTTATTATTAATTTATCTCGCTCTCTAGCAAGCAAAATGATTGGCGGTCCAGGTTTTGTGGCAGTGTTAGGTTCAGGGTTAATGGGATCTGTTTCTGGCTCTTCTGTAGCAAATACCGTATCAACTGGTGTGATCACCATCCCACTTATGCGCAAAGCTGGCTTTCCTGCACGTTTCGCGGCTGGAATAGAAGCAGCCGCTTCCACAGGCGGACAATTAATGCCACCAGTCATGGGAGCCGGTGCATTTATCATGGCGTCTTACACACAAGTTTCTTATGTCACTATCATTAGTGTTGCAGCCATTCCTGCTTTACTCTATTTCTTATCTGTTGGTTTTTTTGTTCGTGTCGAAGCAAAACGCAGCAAGGTTATTGCCACTGAAAGTGATGACGCCATTAAAGTGTCACAAGTCTTAAAAGAAGGCTGGCATCATATTGTTCCTTTAGGTGTATTAGTCACACTCTTAATTCAAGGGTTCACTCCAACTTACGCAGCAGGCATTAGTATTATTGCCGTCGTCGTTGCTTCTTTCTTATCACGCACACATCGGATGGGACCCGCTGAGATTCTTGATGCGATGGCTCAAGGCGCTAAAAATATGTCGACAACCGCCGTCTTGTTAGTGGGTATTGGCTTGGTCGTTAACGTAATCAGCACCACTGGCGTAGGTAATACTTTCTCGCTACTTATTACCAATTGGGCTGGCGGCAGCCTCTTCTTTACTATTATTTTAGTAGCAATTGCTTCTTTAATTCTGGGCATGGGCTTACCAGTCACCGCATCATACATTGTCTTGGGGACTCTCTCAGCACCCGCTCTATTCAACCTAATCGCTGAAAATCAGTTATTAAGTATGATGTCATCAGGCACATTACCTGAAGCCGCGAATGCCATCTTTATGCTGGTTGATCCAGCGGCGATAGCATCACTCGCCCAAGGAATGCCAATGGATCAAGCACAAGCACTCCTAGCACAAGTACCTAATGACTTTAAAAGCATGTTAATGGATCAAGCCTTAGGTACACAAAGTGTGGCGATGATTTTAGTTACCGCCCATATGATTATCTTTTGGCTCTCCCAAGACAGTAATGTCACCCCACCTGTCTGCCTAACCGCTTTCGCTGCAGCAGCCATCGCCAAAACACCACCGATGAGAACTGGCATGACGGCTTGGAAGTTAGCCAAAGGCTTATATATCGTGCCTTTATTGATGGCATACACGCCTTTAATTGGAGGAGATGCAGAGACGCTACTGAGACTTACTATTTTTGCTATCTTTGGTATGTATGCTCTTGTTGCTGCAATGGAAGGTTACCTAGAAGATAAATTATCCATTGCTCTAAGACTGGCTACCTTGATCGCATCTGTTCTCATGTTATGGCCTAATCTTGAATTATGGCTCCAATGCATCGGCTTGGTCATCTTCTTGACAGTATTTGTCATCGGTAATAAATCTTACAAGAAACAATTTTAA
- a CDS encoding HAD family phosphatase: MEAEHDVRVVLFDLGNVLVDLGDISELQAMLNTQGEESEVWLKWLHSPAAAAFDSGKIAFDEFVDSLLKEVDATVDKETFKTTFTAWPQGLYDGALELVESVKPEFHRAILSNTNAVHWPRLMDEMKLAGKFHSYFASHMVGFVKPDEAIYHHVINQLQVEPEHILFIDDNQVNIDTANALGMKAYRVKGIEEARNVLNQYGVLSQ; encoded by the coding sequence ATGGAAGCAGAACATGATGTCCGAGTTGTATTGTTTGATTTAGGGAATGTATTGGTTGATTTAGGCGATATTTCTGAGTTGCAAGCCATGTTAAATACCCAAGGCGAAGAATCTGAAGTATGGTTGAAGTGGTTACACTCTCCTGCGGCGGCAGCATTTGACTCGGGCAAAATAGCTTTTGATGAATTTGTTGATAGTTTACTAAAAGAAGTTGACGCCACCGTAGATAAAGAAACGTTTAAAACGACTTTTACAGCTTGGCCGCAAGGCTTATATGATGGTGCTTTAGAGTTAGTTGAATCAGTAAAACCTGAGTTTCATCGAGCGATTTTATCCAACACTAATGCTGTTCATTGGCCTAGGTTAATGGATGAAATGAAATTAGCTGGTAAATTTCACAGTTATTTTGCTTCTCATATGGTAGGTTTTGTTAAGCCGGATGAAGCTATTTATCATCATGTTATTAATCAATTGCAAGTTGAGCCTGAACATATACTTTTTATTGATGATAATCAGGTGAATATTGATACGGCGAATGCGCTTGGTATGAAGGCCTACCGAGTAAAAGGAATAGAGGAAGCGCGAAATGTGCTGAATCAATATGGAGTGTTGTCCCAGTAG
- a CDS encoding class I SAM-dependent methyltransferase, producing MPFNLEASMRTFDGQSSTSYSQTRPMYPAELYYWLSQQVAEPGVVWDCACGTGQASVDLAAYFDRVEASDISESQVTAATPHRKVNYQVFPAEKTTYPDHYFDAVCVAHALHWFDLEAFWLELKRVLKPGGIFVCWGYNWLKIGEAEDRAIADAILPHLEDYWPTQSRLLWNQYRDIEFPFDLMSVPDFELRCHWSVTQTLDFIRTLSASQLRIQEQGDDFLLSAVPIMRSVWSDPTKKQEVCLPFFVKAGRVD from the coding sequence ATGCCATTTAATCTAGAGGCTTCTATGCGTACTTTTGATGGGCAATCTTCTACTAGTTATTCGCAAACTCGTCCTATGTATCCGGCCGAGCTGTATTATTGGCTATCGCAACAAGTGGCCGAGCCGGGTGTGGTTTGGGACTGTGCTTGTGGTACAGGTCAAGCATCAGTGGATTTGGCAGCTTATTTTGATCGCGTTGAAGCCTCTGATATTAGTGAGTCTCAAGTCACTGCAGCGACCCCGCACCGTAAGGTTAACTATCAAGTTTTTCCAGCCGAGAAAACGACGTATCCCGATCATTATTTTGATGCAGTTTGTGTCGCTCACGCTCTTCATTGGTTTGATTTAGAGGCTTTTTGGTTAGAGCTTAAACGAGTATTAAAGCCGGGAGGGATCTTTGTCTGTTGGGGGTATAACTGGTTGAAAATTGGAGAGGCTGAAGATCGAGCGATCGCGGATGCAATATTACCCCACCTTGAAGATTATTGGCCTACACAAAGTCGTTTGTTGTGGAATCAGTATCGAGATATAGAGTTTCCTTTTGATTTAATGTCAGTGCCAGATTTTGAATTACGCTGTCATTGGTCTGTAACTCAAACTTTGGATTTCATTCGAACGTTATCTGCATCGCAATTACGTATTCAAGAACAAGGTGATGATTTTTTACTAAGTGCTGTTCCTATTATGCGATCCGTATGGTCAGACCCTACTAAGAAACAGGAAGTGTGTTTGCCCTTTTTTGTGAAGGCTGGGAGAGTGGATTAG
- the fdhD gene encoding formate dehydrogenase accessory sulfurtransferase FdhD, which produces MRHSSISLPSSQRQPFNRFRQGAQQTPAEFADLVEEIPLAISVNGIAHAVMMVTPVNLDAFTIGFARTEGIIEHINDVRDISTQHAHTYPNITSIAINLEISPRRFAQFKHKKQTHLGATGCGLCGVESLSEAIPELSPLPTSHPLKEKDLASLRKTLSEYQVLGKQTGAVHAALLISSTGEAICCMEDIGRHNALDKIIGYALQQDINLHNHSVLMSSRCSTELVQKAVRVGLSRLIHLASPSTLAVKLAQHYGLTLIHLPKQDEPRVFSSST; this is translated from the coding sequence ATGCGACACTCGTCTATTTCACTACCCAGTTCCCAGCGTCAGCCTTTTAATCGCTTTAGGCAAGGAGCTCAACAGACACCAGCGGAGTTTGCAGACCTTGTTGAAGAAATACCATTGGCAATTAGCGTCAACGGTATTGCTCATGCTGTGATGATGGTAACCCCCGTCAACTTAGACGCTTTCACAATAGGCTTTGCACGTACAGAAGGCATTATTGAACATATTAATGATGTGCGAGACATATCTACTCAGCACGCACACACCTACCCAAATATAACAAGTATTGCCATTAACCTAGAAATCAGTCCTCGTCGTTTTGCCCAATTTAAACACAAAAAACAGACTCATTTAGGCGCAACGGGATGTGGTTTATGCGGCGTAGAATCTCTATCTGAAGCCATCCCTGAACTCTCCCCTCTTCCTACTAGCCACCCCCTAAAAGAAAAGGACCTGGCTTCTCTTAGAAAAACGCTATCTGAATATCAGGTTTTGGGAAAACAAACAGGGGCAGTCCATGCCGCTCTGCTCATATCATCTACAGGCGAAGCAATTTGTTGCATGGAAGATATAGGCAGGCACAATGCCCTTGATAAAATCATAGGTTACGCATTACAACAAGACATCAATCTACACAACCATAGCGTTTTGATGTCAAGTCGATGCAGTACAGAGTTAGTTCAAAAAGCCGTACGTGTCGGCTTATCTCGGCTTATTCACCTCGCCTCACCAAGTACACTTGCGGTTAAACTGGCTCAACATTACGGACTAACTCTCATTCATTTACCCAAGCAAGACGAGCCAAGAGTATTCTCTTCTTCAACTTAA
- a CDS encoding TAXI family TRAP transporter solute-binding subunit has product MKLGFVTKAILSTTTAAAIALSASGVSAADKNDYILATASTGGTYYPVGVAIATLSKVKLEPKFGLSISAISSAGSGENIKLLRENQAQFAILQGLYGAWAWGGEGPFASSGKQTELRSVSMLWQNVEHFVVKSDMVKTGTVADLKNFEGSDHKFSIGKKNSGTEGSGRQQLKGLNIDPDKFNLAYMGYGASADAMQNGNIDGMNTPAGVPVSAVTRLYASMGDKVRVLDFTDKQIKEANGNYNLWTRYVIPANTYPGQTKDINTVAQPNFLATRADLSDDDVYEITKSLYENLTYLSAIHKATSVMSIEKAIAGLPVPLHPGAARYYRERGINIPDRLIAK; this is encoded by the coding sequence ATGAAATTGGGATTTGTTACTAAAGCGATTCTTTCGACTACCACAGCTGCGGCTATTGCTTTATCGGCAAGCGGCGTTTCCGCGGCAGATAAAAATGATTACATTCTAGCGACAGCCTCCACAGGCGGCACCTATTACCCTGTAGGCGTTGCCATAGCCACTCTAAGTAAGGTGAAACTAGAACCTAAATTCGGCCTCTCTATTTCGGCAATCAGTTCAGCAGGCTCAGGCGAAAATATTAAGCTACTTCGCGAAAATCAAGCACAATTTGCCATTCTACAAGGCTTGTATGGTGCATGGGCTTGGGGTGGAGAAGGTCCATTCGCCAGCTCGGGTAAGCAAACAGAATTACGATCTGTTTCTATGCTGTGGCAAAACGTAGAACACTTTGTCGTCAAATCTGACATGGTGAAAACAGGAACTGTTGCCGATTTAAAAAACTTTGAAGGTTCTGATCATAAGTTTTCTATTGGCAAAAAGAATTCTGGTACTGAAGGTTCTGGTCGCCAACAACTTAAAGGCTTAAATATTGACCCAGATAAGTTCAATTTAGCTTACATGGGCTATGGCGCCAGTGCTGATGCCATGCAAAATGGTAACATTGACGGAATGAACACTCCTGCTGGTGTACCAGTTAGTGCAGTTACTCGACTTTATGCATCTATGGGAGACAAAGTAAGAGTACTAGACTTCACTGACAAACAAATAAAAGAAGCAAACGGAAACTATAACCTTTGGACTCGCTATGTGATTCCTGCGAACACCTACCCAGGTCAAACAAAAGACATTAACACCGTTGCTCAGCCTAACTTCTTAGCGACTCGAGCTGACTTATCTGATGACGATGTTTACGAAATCACCAAATCTCTTTATGAAAACTTAACCTACTTAAGTGCTATTCATAAAGCGACATCGGTGATGTCTATTGAAAAAGCTATTGCTGGACTACCAGTTCCACTGCATCCAGGTGCTGCTCGCTATTATCGTGAACGCGGTATTAATATACCAGACCGTCTTATCGCGAAATAA
- a CDS encoding TrkH family potassium uptake protein, producing the protein MIRPLLVMRLLTMPCLWMSVVQFVFGELSFMFFKDNVGRAFAEPALITFSIALVMLLGFKKYPLPSVNSREAMLFATLTWLAVGVLGAIPIISVTHISFTDGVFESISALTTTGATVLSGLDNMPPTFLMYRQFLQWMGGLGVVIFVVAILPMLNIGGMRLLKAETPGPIKDDKLSPRVSSTTHYLWMVYLAITGLCALSYYLAGMSAFDAIGHSFTTVSTGGFSTHDASMGYFNSPLILWICNLFMVLGAVNFALHYRIYIARSIKLYWKDEETRGFLKIIGFVALLLALFLFQTDSEDGLWGSITQSFFHVISFITSTGYAATDFGSWPAVTSIILIFVGYIGGCAGSTAGGNKVIRNIISLKSISLELKRLVHPNGVFSMKFQGRTISADVRHSVMGFMCLAAMVTVLFTILLMMTGMSFMASLSATAACLNVLGPGFAELGSNFSPLSDTGTWLMSFAMILGRLEYFTVLVLFFPVMWRH; encoded by the coding sequence ATGATTCGCCCATTGTTAGTTATGCGCTTACTGACTATGCCGTGTTTATGGATGAGTGTGGTGCAGTTTGTGTTCGGTGAATTATCCTTTATGTTTTTTAAGGATAATGTTGGGCGTGCTTTTGCAGAGCCGGCCTTGATTACTTTTAGTATTGCCTTGGTTATGCTACTGGGTTTTAAAAAATACCCTTTACCTTCGGTGAATTCTCGCGAAGCCATGTTGTTTGCCACATTAACTTGGCTGGCTGTGGGAGTACTTGGGGCGATTCCTATCATCTCAGTGACGCATATTTCTTTTACCGATGGCGTATTTGAATCCATCAGTGCTTTGACAACCACTGGTGCCACGGTGCTGTCTGGATTAGATAATATGCCGCCCACTTTTTTAATGTATCGCCAATTTTTGCAATGGATGGGCGGTCTTGGTGTGGTGATTTTTGTGGTAGCCATTCTTCCTATGTTAAATATTGGTGGTATGCGCTTACTAAAAGCAGAAACTCCAGGTCCGATTAAAGACGACAAACTGTCTCCTCGTGTTTCTAGTACAACTCACTATTTGTGGATGGTGTATTTGGCGATAACTGGGCTATGCGCGTTAAGTTATTATTTGGCTGGTATGTCAGCTTTTGATGCAATTGGCCATAGTTTCACTACCGTTTCTACTGGTGGTTTTTCGACTCATGATGCCAGTATGGGCTATTTTAATAGTCCTCTTATTTTGTGGATCTGTAATCTTTTTATGGTATTGGGGGCTGTAAACTTTGCTCTGCATTATCGTATTTATATTGCTCGCAGTATTAAACTGTATTGGAAGGATGAGGAGACGCGTGGTTTTCTAAAAATCATTGGCTTTGTTGCCTTATTGTTGGCGTTATTCCTTTTCCAAACGGATTCTGAAGACGGGCTTTGGGGCTCAATTACTCAGTCGTTCTTTCATGTTATTTCGTTTATAACCAGTACTGGTTATGCGGCAACCGATTTTGGTTCTTGGCCTGCGGTGACCTCGATTATATTGATTTTTGTTGGTTATATTGGTGGCTGTGCGGGATCGACGGCGGGTGGTAACAAGGTCATTCGAAATATTATTTCCTTAAAGTCTATTTCGTTGGAGTTAAAGCGCTTAGTGCATCCAAATGGTGTTTTTTCGATGAAGTTTCAGGGGCGAACCATCAGCGCTGATGTGCGTCATTCTGTGATGGGTTTTATGTGTCTTGCCGCGATGGTTACGGTCTTATTTACGATATTGCTGATGATGACGGGCATGAGTTTTATGGCCTCGTTGAGTGCCACCGCAGCCTGTCTAAATGTGCTTGGCCCTGGTTTTGCGGAGCTCGGCAGTAATTTTTCTCCGTTAAGTGATACCGGAACTTGGCTGATGAGTTTTGCGATGATTTTAGGACGTTTGGAATATTTCACGGTACTGGTACTTTTCTTCCCTGTTATGTGGCGCCATTAA
- a CDS encoding FAD-binding protein — MTTLVIAEHNSKKLSPSTFSTLMAAQAIGSDIHMLVAGKNIAAVAEAAAHLSGITKVLCADADVYEYALAEPMGDLLVHLSTAYSHIVAPSNSESKDYMPRVAALLDVGQVSDVCAVLSADQFKRPIYAGNAIATVTVLDEKKVMTVRASSFDKSTQQNDQACAVEMVDFIAQNAVSSWQSDDITESARPDLASASRIVSGGRGVGSGENFALVEALADKIGAAVGASRAAVDAGFVSNDLQVGQTGKIVAPDLYMAFGISGAIQHLAGMKDSKVIVAVNKDEDAPIFQVADYGLVGDLFDVLPEMTDKV; from the coding sequence ATGACAACTTTAGTGATTGCAGAACATAATTCAAAAAAACTTTCGCCTTCAACTTTCTCGACATTGATGGCCGCTCAAGCTATTGGTAGTGACATTCACATGCTGGTGGCGGGAAAAAATATCGCTGCGGTCGCTGAAGCAGCGGCTCATTTGTCTGGCATTACTAAAGTACTGTGTGCCGATGCGGATGTTTATGAATACGCCTTGGCCGAGCCGATGGGCGATTTGCTTGTACATTTATCGACCGCTTATTCCCACATTGTTGCGCCATCTAATTCTGAGTCAAAAGATTATATGCCAAGAGTGGCAGCATTATTGGATGTGGGGCAGGTGTCTGATGTTTGTGCTGTATTAAGTGCCGATCAGTTTAAGCGTCCTATCTATGCGGGTAATGCCATTGCCACGGTGACTGTGCTGGATGAGAAAAAAGTTATGACAGTGCGAGCATCTTCTTTTGATAAAAGCACCCAACAGAATGATCAAGCTTGTGCTGTGGAAATGGTTGATTTTATTGCTCAGAATGCTGTGTCTAGTTGGCAGTCAGATGATATTACTGAATCAGCGAGACCCGATCTAGCGAGCGCTAGTCGTATTGTGTCTGGTGGTCGCGGTGTAGGAAGTGGAGAAAACTTTGCCTTAGTAGAAGCCTTGGCGGATAAAATAGGTGCAGCAGTAGGGGCATCTCGTGCGGCGGTGGATGCGGGTTTTGTCTCTAATGATTTGCAAGTTGGTCAGACAGGTAAAATCGTCGCTCCGGATTTGTATATGGCGTTTGGTATTTCTGGGGCAATTCAGCATTTGGCCGGCATGAAAGATTCTAAGGTAATTGTGGCGGTGAATAAGGATGAAGATGCGCCTATTTTTCAAGTGGCAGACTATGGTTTGGTAGGCGATCTTTTTGATGTACTGCCTGAAATGACCGATAAAGTGTAG
- a CDS encoding peptidoglycan DD-metalloendopeptidase family protein: protein MQFIERLSRWVMSGPRAWLSIIFVVFFIFLFVYQSTVSPKKGPKDFVLPSLDAHENHPSSNVTSPLEALYPNLNADEDNNYDSLITTDPLQNVDKVVAPLPPIEYVIKPGDTLARIFARLGLSRGALYAVLEADQEYLILEPLIPNDKFTFKLDENGDLVELTRVIDISKSVSYVRHDSGAYTYQEHIKPITYTEKAVHSKIVGNFYLSAKKAGLSDTNILIIHDVLKGRVNFRKDLRANDAFDFVIKSGSIDGVKVGEDQLEALEITVKGQVYRAFLHSDGRFYDIDGNSLTPALLRWPTRKHYRISSPFNANRLHPITGHPAPHNGVDLATPTGTEVLATGDGVVTRVATHKYAGKYIVVDYTGPYGSRFLHLSKILVKKGQKVKRGQVIALSGNTGRTTGAHLHYELHIRGRPVNPMTAEIPTTQSIPKKEREEFDNNVKQWIVMMLLKQVENTSPSDIQTEAVSTQQPE from the coding sequence ATGCAATTTATAGAACGCCTTTCCCGTTGGGTGATGTCTGGCCCGCGAGCTTGGTTATCCATCATTTTTGTTGTTTTTTTTATTTTTCTCTTTGTCTATCAGTCGACAGTTTCTCCTAAAAAAGGCCCAAAAGACTTCGTGTTACCCAGCTTAGATGCTCACGAAAATCATCCATCATCCAATGTAACTTCCCCTTTAGAAGCTCTATATCCTAATTTAAATGCAGATGAAGATAATAACTATGACTCTTTAATCACGACAGATCCTCTGCAAAATGTGGACAAAGTAGTGGCTCCTCTTCCACCTATTGAATACGTAATTAAGCCAGGTGATACGTTAGCACGAATTTTTGCTCGTCTTGGTCTGTCTAGAGGGGCTTTATATGCGGTACTTGAAGCGGATCAAGAGTATTTGATTCTTGAGCCTTTGATTCCTAATGATAAGTTTACTTTCAAGTTGGATGAAAATGGTGATCTTGTTGAATTAACCCGAGTCATTGATATCAGTAAAAGTGTGTCTTATGTGAGGCATGATAGTGGTGCTTATACTTATCAAGAACACATAAAACCGATTACTTATACGGAAAAAGCCGTTCATAGCAAAATAGTAGGTAATTTCTATTTATCAGCTAAAAAAGCAGGCTTATCAGATACCAACATTCTTATCATTCATGATGTGCTAAAAGGCAGAGTGAATTTTCGTAAAGATTTACGAGCTAATGATGCTTTTGATTTTGTCATAAAAAGTGGCAGCATTGATGGTGTAAAAGTAGGTGAAGATCAATTAGAGGCTTTAGAAATAACGGTGAAAGGACAAGTTTACCGAGCTTTTCTTCACAGTGATGGACGCTTTTATGATATCGACGGTAATAGTTTGACGCCAGCATTACTGCGTTGGCCAACACGTAAACATTACCGTATAAGCTCTCCTTTCAATGCCAATCGATTACATCCAATAACCGGTCATCCTGCGCCACATAATGGTGTTGATTTAGCCACGCCAACAGGAACAGAAGTGTTGGCGACAGGTGATGGCGTTGTGACTAGGGTGGCGACTCATAAATACGCCGGTAAATATATTGTCGTGGATTATACTGGTCCTTATGGCTCTCGCTTTCTTCACTTAAGTAAGATCTTGGTAAAAAAGGGCCAAAAAGTGAAGCGTGGCCAAGTGATTGCTTTGTCGGGAAATACAGGAAGAACGACAGGAGCTCATTTGCATTATGAATTGCATATTAGGGGGCGTCCGGTCAATCCTATGACAGCAGAGATCCCAACCACTCAGTCTATTCCTAAGAAAGAACGAGAGGAATTTGATAACAATGTTAAACAATGGATTGTGATGATGTTGCTTAAGCAAGTAGAAAATACTAGCCCTAGCGATATTCAGACAGAAGCGGTTTCGACACAACAACCAGAATAG